A single Clavibacter nebraskensis NCPPB 2581 DNA region contains:
- the proB gene encoding glutamate 5-kinase, which produces MGTGSRAGIASARRIVVKVGSSSISGENAGQIAPLVDAIASVHARGAEIVLVSSGAIATGMPFLCLDDRPADLATQQAAAAVGQSVLIFRYQESLDRYGIVAGQVLLTAGDLAAPDHRENAQRAMERLLGLRLLPIVNENDTVATHEIRFGDNDRLAALVARLVDADLLLLLSDVDALYTRPPEEPGARRIEHVAFGDELEGVEIGSTGTGVGTGGAVTKVAAARLAAEAGTGVLLTSTARVARALAGDHIGTWFAPRG; this is translated from the coding sequence GTGGGCACGGGCTCGCGCGCGGGCATCGCGTCCGCGCGGCGCATCGTCGTGAAGGTCGGCTCTTCTTCCATCAGCGGCGAGAACGCCGGGCAGATCGCGCCGCTCGTGGACGCCATCGCGTCCGTGCACGCGCGCGGCGCCGAGATCGTGCTGGTGTCCTCCGGCGCCATCGCGACGGGGATGCCCTTCCTTTGCCTCGACGACCGGCCGGCCGACCTCGCCACCCAGCAGGCGGCGGCGGCGGTGGGCCAGAGCGTGCTGATCTTCCGGTACCAGGAGAGCCTCGACCGCTACGGCATCGTCGCGGGCCAGGTGCTCCTCACGGCCGGCGACCTCGCCGCACCGGACCACCGGGAGAACGCCCAGCGCGCCATGGAGCGGCTGCTGGGGCTCCGGCTGCTGCCGATCGTCAACGAGAACGACACCGTGGCCACGCACGAGATCCGCTTCGGCGACAACGACCGACTGGCGGCGCTCGTCGCCCGCCTCGTGGACGCCGATCTCCTCCTCCTCCTCTCGGACGTGGACGCGCTCTACACGCGGCCGCCGGAGGAGCCGGGCGCCCGGCGCATCGAGCACGTGGCGTTCGGCGACGAGCTCGAGGGCGTCGAGATCGGCAGCACCGGCACGGGCGTCGGCACCGGGGGAGCCGTGACGAAGGTCGCCGCCGCGCGCCTGGCCGCCGAGGCGGGCACCGGGGTCCTGCTCACGTCGACGGCCCGGGTCGCCCGGGCCCTCGCGGGTGACCACATCGGCACGTGGTTCGCGCCCCGCGGCTGA
- the obgE gene encoding GTPase ObgE: MATFVDTVTLHLRAGNGGNGCVSVRREKFKPLAGPDGGNGGNGGDIVLVADPQVTTLLAYHRGPHRSSRNGGPGMGDHRHGTLGEALELPVPVGTVVKDVDGNELADMATPGMRFVAAEAGQGGLGNASLATTKRKAPGFALLGTRGYEGDVVLELKVVADVALVGYPSAGKSSLVAAISAAKPKIADYPFTTLHPNLGVVEVADSRYTVADVPGLIEGASEGKGLGLEFLRHVERCSALLHVLDCATLDPGRDPISDLDIILTELAAYPVPDGQVPLLERPQLIALNKIDVPEARELAELVRPELEARGYRVFDISTVSHDGLRQLSFALAELVEDARTKAAEEPDAPRIVLRPRAVNEKPFVIRVDGGSYGDIYRVIGTKPERWVQQTDFTNDEAVGYLADRLAKLGVEDGLFKAGAVAGSSVVIGEGDGIVFDWEPTLTSTAELITSPRGADARVDPISRRTNQARREDYFARMDAKAEARAQLVREGEAGLWADEDGTDEDASSDAKA; the protein is encoded by the coding sequence ATGGCGACATTCGTCGACACCGTGACCCTCCACCTGCGGGCGGGAAACGGCGGCAACGGCTGCGTCTCGGTCCGCCGCGAGAAGTTCAAGCCCCTCGCGGGACCCGACGGCGGCAACGGCGGCAACGGCGGGGACATCGTCCTCGTCGCCGACCCCCAGGTCACCACGCTGCTGGCGTACCACCGTGGTCCGCACCGCTCCTCGCGCAACGGCGGACCCGGCATGGGCGACCACCGCCACGGCACGCTCGGCGAGGCCCTCGAGCTGCCCGTCCCCGTGGGCACCGTCGTCAAGGACGTCGACGGCAACGAGCTCGCCGACATGGCCACGCCCGGCATGCGCTTCGTCGCCGCCGAGGCCGGCCAGGGCGGGCTCGGCAACGCGTCGCTCGCCACCACGAAGCGCAAGGCCCCCGGATTCGCGCTGCTCGGCACGCGCGGCTACGAGGGCGACGTCGTCCTCGAGCTGAAGGTCGTCGCCGACGTGGCGCTCGTGGGCTACCCTTCCGCGGGCAAGTCGAGCCTCGTGGCCGCCATCTCGGCCGCCAAGCCGAAGATCGCCGACTACCCCTTCACCACGCTGCACCCGAACCTCGGCGTCGTGGAGGTCGCGGACTCGCGCTACACCGTCGCCGACGTGCCCGGGCTCATCGAGGGCGCGAGCGAGGGCAAGGGCCTCGGCCTCGAGTTCCTCCGCCACGTCGAGCGCTGCTCGGCCCTGCTCCACGTGCTCGACTGCGCGACGCTGGATCCCGGACGCGACCCGATCTCGGACCTCGACATCATCCTCACGGAACTCGCCGCGTACCCCGTGCCCGACGGCCAGGTCCCGCTGCTCGAGCGCCCGCAGCTCATCGCGCTCAACAAGATCGACGTCCCCGAGGCCCGGGAGCTCGCGGAGCTCGTGCGCCCGGAGCTGGAGGCCCGCGGCTACCGCGTGTTCGACATCTCCACGGTCAGCCACGACGGCCTGCGCCAGCTCTCCTTCGCCCTCGCCGAGCTGGTCGAGGACGCCCGGACGAAGGCCGCCGAGGAGCCCGACGCGCCGCGCATCGTGCTGCGTCCCCGCGCGGTCAACGAGAAGCCGTTCGTCATCCGCGTGGACGGCGGCAGCTACGGCGACATCTACCGCGTCATCGGCACCAAGCCCGAGCGCTGGGTGCAGCAGACCGACTTCACGAACGACGAGGCCGTCGGCTACCTCGCCGACCGGCTCGCCAAGCTCGGTGTCGAGGACGGCCTGTTCAAGGCCGGCGCGGTGGCCGGATCCAGCGTCGTCATCGGCGAGGGCGACGGCATCGTCTTCGACTGGGAGCCCACGCTCACCTCCACCGCGGAGCTCATCACGAGCCCCCGCGGCGCGGATGCCCGCGTCGACCCGATCAGCCGCCGCACCAACCAGGCGCGCCGCGAGGACTACTTCGCCCGCATGGACGCCAAGGCCGAGGCCCGCGCCCAGCTCGTGCGCGAGGGCGAGGCAGGCCTCTGGGCGGACGAGGACGGGACGGACGAGGACGCGTCCTCGGACGCGAAGGCGTAG
- the rpmA gene encoding 50S ribosomal protein L27, with protein MAHKKGASSTRNGRDSNAQRLGVKRFGGQVVGAGEIIVRQRGTHFHPGVNVGRGGDDTLFALSAGSVEFGVKGGRKVVNIVVPA; from the coding sequence ATGGCACACAAGAAGGGCGCGAGCTCTACCCGCAACGGCCGTGACTCGAACGCCCAGCGCCTCGGCGTGAAGCGCTTCGGCGGCCAGGTCGTCGGCGCCGGCGAGATCATCGTCCGCCAGCGCGGCACGCACTTCCACCCCGGCGTCAACGTCGGCCGTGGCGGCGACGACACGCTGTTCGCCCTCTCCGCCGGTTCGGTGGAGTTCGGCGTCAAGGGCGGCCGCAAGGTCGTCAACATCGTCGTCCCGGCCTAG
- the rsfS gene encoding ribosome silencing factor has translation MTASPRALDLLKVAASAADSKQAIDLVALDVSGPLPLTDVFLIASARNERNAQAVADEIEDKMIEAGAKPLRREGKSEGRWILLDFGDVVAHVFTEEDRMYYSLERLWKDCPVVALEIEPTASAS, from the coding sequence GTGACCGCTTCTCCCCGCGCCCTCGACCTGCTCAAGGTCGCCGCCTCCGCTGCCGACTCCAAGCAGGCCATCGACCTGGTCGCGCTCGACGTCTCCGGGCCCCTGCCCCTCACCGACGTCTTCCTCATCGCCTCGGCCCGCAACGAGCGGAACGCGCAAGCGGTCGCCGACGAGATCGAGGACAAGATGATCGAGGCGGGCGCCAAGCCGCTGCGCCGCGAGGGGAAGAGCGAGGGACGCTGGATCCTCCTCGACTTCGGCGACGTCGTCGCCCACGTCTTCACCGAGGAGGACCGCATGTACTACTCGCTGGAGCGCCTCTGGAAGGACTGCCCCGTCGTCGCCCTCGAGATCGAGCCGACGGCCTCCGCTTCCTGA
- a CDS encoding glutamate-5-semialdehyde dehydrogenase translates to MPSNAPGAPDAVPADPMTSPADALERILVAARAASTHLAAPTSGRRDAALDAIATALVSGADRIIAANAEDLAAGGSAGLAAGLLDRLTLDARRVASLADAVSGIRGLDDPLGHVVRGRTLPNGLLLSQVRVPFGVVGAIYEARPNVTVDIAALALKSGNAVVLRGGSAALRTNAVLVDLMRGALERAGLPADAVQTVDAHGRAGAARLMRARGLVDVLVPRGSAELIRTVVEESTVPVIETGAGVVHVYLDASADARMAVDIAVDAKVSRPSVCNAMETLLVHRDAAPRILPAVLDALRDRGVTVHGDAAVRDLWPDAVPATDEDWAAEYLSLDVAVRVVDSMEDAVAHIARWSTHHTESIVTSDLAVAERFLAAVDSAVVMVNASTRFTDGSEFGFGAEVGISTQKLHARGPMGLEELTSTKWIVRGSGQIRG, encoded by the coding sequence ATGCCCTCGAACGCCCCCGGTGCCCCTGATGCCGTGCCCGCCGACCCGATGACCAGCCCGGCCGACGCGCTCGAGCGGATCCTCGTGGCCGCACGGGCGGCGTCCACGCACCTCGCCGCCCCCACCTCCGGCCGGCGTGACGCCGCGCTCGACGCCATCGCGACGGCCCTCGTCTCCGGTGCCGATCGCATCATCGCGGCCAACGCCGAGGACCTGGCCGCGGGCGGGTCGGCCGGGCTCGCGGCCGGCCTCCTCGACCGGTTGACGCTCGACGCCCGCCGCGTGGCGTCCCTGGCCGACGCCGTCAGCGGGATCCGGGGCCTCGACGATCCGCTCGGCCACGTCGTCCGTGGCCGGACGCTCCCGAACGGCCTGCTGCTGTCGCAGGTGCGCGTGCCCTTCGGCGTCGTCGGCGCCATCTACGAGGCCCGCCCCAACGTCACGGTCGACATCGCGGCCCTCGCCCTGAAGAGCGGCAACGCCGTCGTGCTGCGCGGCGGATCCGCGGCGCTGCGCACCAACGCCGTCCTCGTCGACCTGATGCGCGGCGCCCTCGAGCGCGCGGGCCTCCCCGCGGACGCCGTGCAGACGGTCGACGCGCACGGCCGCGCGGGGGCAGCCCGGCTCATGCGGGCGCGCGGCCTCGTCGACGTGCTCGTGCCGCGGGGATCCGCCGAGCTCATCCGCACCGTCGTCGAGGAGTCGACCGTGCCCGTCATCGAGACCGGCGCCGGCGTCGTCCACGTCTACCTCGACGCGTCGGCCGACGCGCGCATGGCCGTCGACATCGCGGTCGACGCCAAGGTGAGCCGCCCGAGCGTGTGCAACGCCATGGAGACGCTGCTGGTCCATCGCGACGCCGCGCCGCGGATCCTCCCCGCCGTGCTCGACGCGCTCCGCGACCGCGGCGTGACCGTGCACGGCGACGCCGCCGTCCGCGACCTGTGGCCCGACGCCGTCCCCGCCACCGACGAGGACTGGGCGGCCGAGTACCTGTCCCTCGACGTGGCGGTGCGCGTCGTCGACTCCATGGAGGACGCGGTCGCGCACATCGCCCGCTGGTCGACGCACCACACCGAGTCCATCGTCACGTCCGACCTCGCCGTGGCCGAGCGCTTCCTCGCCGCCGTGGACTCGGCCGTCGTCATGGTGAACGCGTCCACGCGCTTCACCGACGGATCCGAGTTCGGGTTCGGCGCCGAGGTCGGCATCTCCACGCAGAAGCTCCACGCGCGCGGTCCGATGGGCCTCGAGGAACTCACCAGCACCAAGTGGATCGTGCGGGGGAGCGGCCAGATCCGCGGCTGA
- a CDS encoding TFIIB-type zinc ribbon-containing protein translates to MKCPADSAALVMSERAGVEIDYCPDCCGVWLDRGELDKILDRPKQEMRSAPTAASPSPPAAPLGGYPGPGRDDRRGEDRRRDDDRDRGYGILADGYGDRGGQGHPRTGGYEDGDGYGGKRRKKESWLSELFD, encoded by the coding sequence ATGAAGTGCCCCGCCGACTCCGCCGCCCTCGTGATGAGCGAGCGCGCCGGGGTGGAGATCGACTACTGCCCGGACTGCTGCGGCGTGTGGCTCGATCGCGGCGAGCTCGACAAGATCCTCGACCGGCCGAAGCAGGAGATGCGGTCCGCGCCGACGGCCGCGTCGCCCAGTCCTCCCGCGGCGCCGCTCGGCGGGTACCCGGGGCCGGGTCGCGACGACCGCCGCGGAGAGGATCGCCGTCGCGACGACGACCGCGATCGCGGCTACGGCATCCTCGCGGACGGCTACGGCGACCGCGGAGGGCAGGGCCACCCCCGCACCGGCGGATACGAGGACGGCGACGGGTACGGCGGGAAGCGCCGCAAGAAGGAGAGCTGGCTCAGCGAGCTGTTCGACTGA
- the nadD gene encoding nicotinate-nucleotide adenylyltransferase has protein sequence MTTPATPRLRIGVMGGTFDPIHNGHLVAASEVQQHLQLDEVIFVPTGQPWQKQTVTDGEHRYLMTVIATAANPRFTVSRVDIDRAGTTYTIDTLRDIRRTHPDAELFFITGADAIQQILGWKDVAELWDLAHFVAVTRPGHDLTESGLPHADVRLLEVPALAISSTDCRARVGRGFPVWYLVPDGVVQYISKHHLYRSPQ, from the coding sequence ATGACGACACCCGCGACCCCGCGCCTCCGCATCGGGGTCATGGGCGGCACGTTCGACCCCATCCACAACGGCCACCTCGTCGCCGCGAGCGAGGTGCAGCAGCACCTCCAACTCGACGAGGTGATCTTCGTCCCCACCGGGCAGCCGTGGCAGAAGCAGACCGTCACGGACGGCGAGCACCGCTACCTGATGACCGTGATCGCGACCGCGGCCAACCCGCGCTTCACCGTGAGCCGCGTCGACATCGACCGCGCCGGCACCACCTACACGATCGACACGCTCCGCGACATCCGGCGCACGCATCCGGACGCCGAGCTGTTCTTCATCACCGGCGCGGACGCGATCCAGCAGATCCTGGGCTGGAAGGACGTCGCCGAGCTGTGGGACCTGGCCCACTTCGTCGCCGTCACGCGTCCCGGCCACGACCTCACCGAGAGCGGCCTCCCGCACGCCGACGTAAGATTGCTGGAGGTCCCGGCGCTGGCGATCTCCTCGACCGACTGCCGGGCCCGTGTCGGACGGGGCTTCCCCGTGTGGTACCTCGTCCCCGACGGAGTCGTCCAGTACATCTCCAAGCACCACCTGTATCGGAGCCCGCAATGA